From the genome of Pseudomonas migulae:
TCAGCTCGCCGACCTGCTCAAGCATCACTTTGCTCTGCGGATTGTCCGGATTGAAGTTGCCTTTGAGCACGTCCCGCGCCTCGGCCAGCGCCTGGGTGTAAACCGCGGCCTGACCGTTGAGTGCCGCCCATTGCGCCTGTTCCAGCGCCAGGCTCAGGGCCAGACGCACCTGGCTCAGGCTCTGCCCTGCCAGCAACGGACGTACATTTTTGTCGGCGTTGAAATCGATGCGGATGTAACGCGAGATCTGATCCCACCATTGCGCCCAGCGACTGGCGCCGTCGCCATCGGCGGTCAGGCCCAGCAGGGATTCGCCACGGTCCTTGTACTCGGGAGCGAGCTCGGTGAGGCTGATCACTTGATCGCGCAGCGCACCCAGTCGCAGGAAAAGACCGGTGCGATCCGGCTGCTCAGTGCTGCGCAAGGCGACCAGGGTTTTCGCCACTTGTTCGCGAGCGGCAAAGGAACCCGGATCGTTCTGTTCGCGAAGAATTTCGTCGGCGCCCTGCACCAGCGCCTGGGCGCTGTTGATGTCCTGCAACGCCGAAAGCCGCAGGCTGGCCAGACGCAGCAAGTGTTCGGCTTCGGCCAGACGCCAGTCCTTGCGGCTCGCGCCGAGGACGGTTTCCAGACGTTGATTCAAACGCTGCTGATCGCCTTGCAGTTGAATCACCAGACGGCTGCGAGCATCCAGCTCTTCAGCAGCGGGCATTTGCTCAAGGCGCGCACTCAGGCGCTGTTCGTTGAGCTTCAGACTTTGCGCCTGATCGTTCAACGCCTGTACCTGGCTCAACTGCTGCTGCGTATTGGCTTGCAGGTGACGCACCTGCCAGACGCCCCAACCGCCCACCGCCACACCGGCGGCGCCCAACAGCAACGCGACTATCGCCAGCCCATTGCCTCGGCGCTGCTCGGCAGCAGGTGGCGCAGTTTCAACCGGAGCTTCAACCGGCGCATCAAGCACTGGCTTCACGTCATCTTTA
Proteins encoded in this window:
- a CDS encoding uroporphyrinogen-III C-methyltransferase, with the translated sequence MNETALPKDDVKPVLDAPVEAPVETAPPAAEQRRGNGLAIVALLLGAAGVAVGGWGVWQVRHLQANTQQQLSQVQALNDQAQSLKLNEQRLSARLEQMPAAEELDARSRLVIQLQGDQQRLNQRLETVLGASRKDWRLAEAEHLLRLASLRLSALQDINSAQALVQGADEILREQNDPGSFAAREQVAKTLVALRSTEQPDRTGLFLRLGALRDQVISLTELAPEYKDRGESLLGLTADGDGASRWAQWWDQISRYIRIDFNADKNVRPLLAGQSLSQVRLALSLALEQAQWAALNGQAAVYTQALAEARDVLKGNFNPDNPQSKVMLEQVGELSKQPVTVVTPDLTGTLSAVQGYLERRNVNAEDSIKPMAKPAASTLPEATP